The proteins below come from a single Antennarius striatus isolate MH-2024 chromosome 18, ASM4005453v1, whole genome shotgun sequence genomic window:
- the urod gene encoding uroporphyrinogen decarboxylase, with product MSKDALILPKDFPQLLNDTFLRAARGEETEHVPVWCMRQAGRYLPEFRETRSGKDFFETCRSPEACCELTLQPLRRFPFDAAIIFSDILVIPQAMGMDVQMVAGKGPTFPDPLKEPEDLQRLQAKVDVGKELGYVFKALTLTRHKIQGKVPLIGFTGAPWTLMSYMIEGGGSNTHSKAKRWLYRHPEASHMLLKMLTDVIVQYLLGQVAAGAQALQVFESHAGILGPDEFKEFSLPYLRDIARRVKEHLKKEGQDIPMIVFAKDAHYAVEDLSRSHYEVVGLDWTIDPRSARERSGGKVSLQGNMDPCALYAPKGRISDIVKKMLEGFGTRGYIANLGHGLYPDMDPENVGAFVEAVHQHSKQMIKQL from the exons ATGAGTAAAGACGCTTTAATCCT ACCCAAAGATTTCCCTCAGCTCCTCAACGATACGTTCCTGCGAGCAGCAAGAGGAGAAGAAACTGAACATGTTCCTGTCTGGTGTATGAGACAGGCAGGAAGATACCTGCCAG AGTTCcgtgagaccagatcaggaaaaGACTTCTTTGAGACATGTCGCTCACCGGAGGCCTGTTGTGAGCTCACTCTGCAG CCTCTGAGACGTTTCCCCTTCGACGCTGCCATCATCTTCTCTGACATCCTGGTTATCCCACAG GCCATGGGTATGGATGTGCAGATGGTGGCTGGAAAGGGTCCCACATTCCCAGACCCCCTGAAGGAGCCAGAAGACCTGCAGCGCCTGCAGGCCAAAGTCGACGTGGGCAAAGAGCTGGGCTACGTATTCAAAGCCCTCACCCTGACCAGACACAAGATCCAGGGCAAAGTGCCACTCATTGGATTCACCGGAGCTCCA TGGACACTAATGTCCTACATGATCGAAGGCGGAGGCTCCAACACCCACTCGAAGGCAAAGCGATGGCTGTACCGACACCCTGAGGCCAGCCATATGCTGCTGAAGATGCTGACGGATGTGATTGTACAGTATCTGCTGGGGCAGGTGGCAGCTGGAGCTCAG GCTCTTCAAGTGTTTGAGTCCCACGCCGGCATCCTGGGACCAGATGAGTTCAAAGAGTTCTCGCTGCCTTACCTCCGAGACATTGCTCGTCGCGTTAAAGAACACCTCAAGAAAGAAGGACAAGACATTCCCATG ATCGTATTTGCAAAGGATGCTCACTACGCAGTGGAGGATCTGTCCCGGTCTCATTATGAGGTGGTGGGACTGGACTGGACCATTGACCCAAGATCAGcacg GGAGCGCTCAGGCGGGAAGGTCAGTCTGCAGGGAAACATGGACCCCTGTGCTCTCTACGCTCCAAAG GGACGTATTTCAGACATTGTGAAGAAGATGCTGGAGGGTTTCGGCACGAGGGGTTACATAGCCAACCTGGGTCACGGCTTGTACCCCGACATGGACCCAGAGAATGTGGGCGCCTTCGTCGAGGCGGTGCACCAGCACTCTAAACAGATGATCAAACAGCTGTGA
- the lyn gene encoding tyrosine-protein kinase Lyn isoform X1 encodes MGCMKSTLSQGLNRGVEGKSSPQTVRTEQTHYVRDPTSNTKHNIDNSLLPGQVFQKMEEQKIVGKIMVGLFHYDAVHPDDLGFKKGEKMTILEEHGEWWKARSLTTDKEGFIPSNYVGQADTMETEEWFFKDITRKDAERQLLAPANNPGSYLIRESETAKGSFSLSIRDVGEKGTDVVKHYKIRMMDNGGYYISPKITFRDIYTMIKHYHNKADGLCRKLDRPCMKPKAQKPWEKDAWEISKDSITMVNKLGAGQFGEVWMAYYNNQTKVAVKTLKPGTMTVEAFMEEANIMKTLQHDRLVRLYAVVTKTEPIYIITEFMANGSLLDFLKTGIGCKLQLPKLIDFSAQIAEGMAYLEKRNYIHRDLRAANVLVSESLLCKIADFGLARVIEDDEYSAREGAKFPIKWTAPEAINYGSFTIKSDMWSFGVLLYEIITYGKIPYPGMTKGEVMSSLQRGYRMPRPDNCPTELYEMMMSCWRNMPEDRPTFDYIQSFLDDFYTATEGQYQRQP; translated from the exons ATGGGCTGCATGAAGTCCACGCTGAGCCAAGGTCTGAACAGAGGAGTGGAGGGGAAGAGCAGCCCGCAGACTGTACGTACCGAGCAAACGCACTATGTCAGAGACCCCACCTCcaatacaaaacacaacata gataACTCACTGTTACCTGGTCAGGTGTTCCAAAAGATGGAAG aGCAAAAAATTGTGGGAAAAATAATGGTTGGTCTTTTCCATTATGACGCTGTCCATCCTGATGACTTGGGATTCAAGAAAGGAGAGAAGATGACAATCCTGGAGGA ACATGGAGAGTGGTGGAAAGCGAGGTCTTTGACAACAGACAAAGAAGGATTCATTCCATCTAATTATGTTGGCCAGGCTgacaccatggaaacagaaga GTGGTTTTTCAAGGACATCACAAGAAAGGATGCAGAGAGGCAGCTGCTGGCGCCAGCAAACAATCCAGGCTCTTATCTTATCAGGGAAAGTGAAACAGCGAAAG GAAGCTTCTCGCTGTCCATCAGAGATGTGGGTGAAAAGGGGACGGACGTGGTCAAACATTATAAGATCAGGATGATGGATAACGGCGGCTACTACATCTCTCCTAAGATCACCTTCCGTGACATCTACACCATGATCAAACACTACCACA ACAAAGCAGATGGCCTGTGTCGTAAGCTGGACCGTCCGTGTATGAAACCGAAAGCTCAGAAGCCGTGGGAAAAGGATGCCTGGGAGATTTCCAAAGACTCGATTACGATGGTGAATAAACTTGGAGCTGGTCAGTTTGGGGAAGTCTGGATGG CGTACTACAACAACCAAACTAAAGTGGCGGTGAAGACGCTGAAGCCAGGCACCATGACGGTGGAAGCCTTTATGGAAGAAGCCAACATCATGAAGACCCTGCAGCATGACAGGCTGGTGCGGCTCTACGCAGTCGTCACCAAGACAGAACCCATCTATATCATCACTGAATTCATGGCAAATG GGAGCCTTCTAGACTTCTTAAAGACTGGAATAGGATGCAAACTGCAACTTCCAAAACTCATCGATTTCTCAGCACAG ATAGCAGAGGGAATGGCCTACCTAGAGAAGAGGAACTACATTCACAGAGACCTGAGAGCAGCTAATGTCCTGGTGTCGGAGAGTCTGCTCTGTAAAATAGCAGATTTTGGACTAGCGAGAGTTATAGAGGACGACGAGTATTCCGCCAGAGAGG GAGCCAAATTCCCAATTAAATGGACAGCTCCAGAGGCCATAAACTACGGCTCCTTCACTATCAAGTCAGACATGTGGTCCTTTGGAGTTCTGCTGTATGAGATTATAACCTATGGGAAGATCCCTTACCCAG GTATGACTAAAGGAGAAGTGATGTCCTCATTGCAGCGTGGCTATCGCATGCCACGACCTGACAACTGTCCCACCGAACTCTATGAGATGATGATGTCCTGCTGGAGGAACATGCCTGAAGACAGGCCCACCTTTGATTACATTCAGAGTTTCCTGGATGATTTCTACACGGCCACAGAGGGGCAGTATCAGAGGCAACCATAG
- the lyn gene encoding tyrosine-protein kinase Lyn isoform X2 — MGCMKSTLSQGLNRGVEGKSSPQTDNSLLPGQVFQKMEEQKIVGKIMVGLFHYDAVHPDDLGFKKGEKMTILEEHGEWWKARSLTTDKEGFIPSNYVGQADTMETEEWFFKDITRKDAERQLLAPANNPGSYLIRESETAKGSFSLSIRDVGEKGTDVVKHYKIRMMDNGGYYISPKITFRDIYTMIKHYHNKADGLCRKLDRPCMKPKAQKPWEKDAWEISKDSITMVNKLGAGQFGEVWMAYYNNQTKVAVKTLKPGTMTVEAFMEEANIMKTLQHDRLVRLYAVVTKTEPIYIITEFMANGSLLDFLKTGIGCKLQLPKLIDFSAQIAEGMAYLEKRNYIHRDLRAANVLVSESLLCKIADFGLARVIEDDEYSAREGAKFPIKWTAPEAINYGSFTIKSDMWSFGVLLYEIITYGKIPYPGMTKGEVMSSLQRGYRMPRPDNCPTELYEMMMSCWRNMPEDRPTFDYIQSFLDDFYTATEGQYQRQP, encoded by the exons ATGGGCTGCATGAAGTCCACGCTGAGCCAAGGTCTGAACAGAGGAGTGGAGGGGAAGAGCAGCCCGCAGACT gataACTCACTGTTACCTGGTCAGGTGTTCCAAAAGATGGAAG aGCAAAAAATTGTGGGAAAAATAATGGTTGGTCTTTTCCATTATGACGCTGTCCATCCTGATGACTTGGGATTCAAGAAAGGAGAGAAGATGACAATCCTGGAGGA ACATGGAGAGTGGTGGAAAGCGAGGTCTTTGACAACAGACAAAGAAGGATTCATTCCATCTAATTATGTTGGCCAGGCTgacaccatggaaacagaaga GTGGTTTTTCAAGGACATCACAAGAAAGGATGCAGAGAGGCAGCTGCTGGCGCCAGCAAACAATCCAGGCTCTTATCTTATCAGGGAAAGTGAAACAGCGAAAG GAAGCTTCTCGCTGTCCATCAGAGATGTGGGTGAAAAGGGGACGGACGTGGTCAAACATTATAAGATCAGGATGATGGATAACGGCGGCTACTACATCTCTCCTAAGATCACCTTCCGTGACATCTACACCATGATCAAACACTACCACA ACAAAGCAGATGGCCTGTGTCGTAAGCTGGACCGTCCGTGTATGAAACCGAAAGCTCAGAAGCCGTGGGAAAAGGATGCCTGGGAGATTTCCAAAGACTCGATTACGATGGTGAATAAACTTGGAGCTGGTCAGTTTGGGGAAGTCTGGATGG CGTACTACAACAACCAAACTAAAGTGGCGGTGAAGACGCTGAAGCCAGGCACCATGACGGTGGAAGCCTTTATGGAAGAAGCCAACATCATGAAGACCCTGCAGCATGACAGGCTGGTGCGGCTCTACGCAGTCGTCACCAAGACAGAACCCATCTATATCATCACTGAATTCATGGCAAATG GGAGCCTTCTAGACTTCTTAAAGACTGGAATAGGATGCAAACTGCAACTTCCAAAACTCATCGATTTCTCAGCACAG ATAGCAGAGGGAATGGCCTACCTAGAGAAGAGGAACTACATTCACAGAGACCTGAGAGCAGCTAATGTCCTGGTGTCGGAGAGTCTGCTCTGTAAAATAGCAGATTTTGGACTAGCGAGAGTTATAGAGGACGACGAGTATTCCGCCAGAGAGG GAGCCAAATTCCCAATTAAATGGACAGCTCCAGAGGCCATAAACTACGGCTCCTTCACTATCAAGTCAGACATGTGGTCCTTTGGAGTTCTGCTGTATGAGATTATAACCTATGGGAAGATCCCTTACCCAG GTATGACTAAAGGAGAAGTGATGTCCTCATTGCAGCGTGGCTATCGCATGCCACGACCTGACAACTGTCCCACCGAACTCTATGAGATGATGATGTCCTGCTGGAGGAACATGCCTGAAGACAGGCCCACCTTTGATTACATTCAGAGTTTCCTGGATGATTTCTACACGGCCACAGAGGGGCAGTATCAGAGGCAACCATAG
- the lyn gene encoding tyrosine-protein kinase Lyn isoform X3, whose protein sequence is MVGLFHYDAVHPDDLGFKKGEKMTILEEHGEWWKARSLTTDKEGFIPSNYVGQADTMETEEWFFKDITRKDAERQLLAPANNPGSYLIRESETAKGSFSLSIRDVGEKGTDVVKHYKIRMMDNGGYYISPKITFRDIYTMIKHYHNKADGLCRKLDRPCMKPKAQKPWEKDAWEISKDSITMVNKLGAGQFGEVWMAYYNNQTKVAVKTLKPGTMTVEAFMEEANIMKTLQHDRLVRLYAVVTKTEPIYIITEFMANGSLLDFLKTGIGCKLQLPKLIDFSAQIAEGMAYLEKRNYIHRDLRAANVLVSESLLCKIADFGLARVIEDDEYSAREGAKFPIKWTAPEAINYGSFTIKSDMWSFGVLLYEIITYGKIPYPGMTKGEVMSSLQRGYRMPRPDNCPTELYEMMMSCWRNMPEDRPTFDYIQSFLDDFYTATEGQYQRQP, encoded by the exons ATGGTTGGTCTTTTCCATTATGACGCTGTCCATCCTGATGACTTGGGATTCAAGAAAGGAGAGAAGATGACAATCCTGGAGGA ACATGGAGAGTGGTGGAAAGCGAGGTCTTTGACAACAGACAAAGAAGGATTCATTCCATCTAATTATGTTGGCCAGGCTgacaccatggaaacagaaga GTGGTTTTTCAAGGACATCACAAGAAAGGATGCAGAGAGGCAGCTGCTGGCGCCAGCAAACAATCCAGGCTCTTATCTTATCAGGGAAAGTGAAACAGCGAAAG GAAGCTTCTCGCTGTCCATCAGAGATGTGGGTGAAAAGGGGACGGACGTGGTCAAACATTATAAGATCAGGATGATGGATAACGGCGGCTACTACATCTCTCCTAAGATCACCTTCCGTGACATCTACACCATGATCAAACACTACCACA ACAAAGCAGATGGCCTGTGTCGTAAGCTGGACCGTCCGTGTATGAAACCGAAAGCTCAGAAGCCGTGGGAAAAGGATGCCTGGGAGATTTCCAAAGACTCGATTACGATGGTGAATAAACTTGGAGCTGGTCAGTTTGGGGAAGTCTGGATGG CGTACTACAACAACCAAACTAAAGTGGCGGTGAAGACGCTGAAGCCAGGCACCATGACGGTGGAAGCCTTTATGGAAGAAGCCAACATCATGAAGACCCTGCAGCATGACAGGCTGGTGCGGCTCTACGCAGTCGTCACCAAGACAGAACCCATCTATATCATCACTGAATTCATGGCAAATG GGAGCCTTCTAGACTTCTTAAAGACTGGAATAGGATGCAAACTGCAACTTCCAAAACTCATCGATTTCTCAGCACAG ATAGCAGAGGGAATGGCCTACCTAGAGAAGAGGAACTACATTCACAGAGACCTGAGAGCAGCTAATGTCCTGGTGTCGGAGAGTCTGCTCTGTAAAATAGCAGATTTTGGACTAGCGAGAGTTATAGAGGACGACGAGTATTCCGCCAGAGAGG GAGCCAAATTCCCAATTAAATGGACAGCTCCAGAGGCCATAAACTACGGCTCCTTCACTATCAAGTCAGACATGTGGTCCTTTGGAGTTCTGCTGTATGAGATTATAACCTATGGGAAGATCCCTTACCCAG GTATGACTAAAGGAGAAGTGATGTCCTCATTGCAGCGTGGCTATCGCATGCCACGACCTGACAACTGTCCCACCGAACTCTATGAGATGATGATGTCCTGCTGGAGGAACATGCCTGAAGACAGGCCCACCTTTGATTACATTCAGAGTTTCCTGGATGATTTCTACACGGCCACAGAGGGGCAGTATCAGAGGCAACCATAG
- the pkia gene encoding cAMP-dependent protein kinase inhibitor alpha has protein sequence MSDVEATYADFIASGRTGRRNAMHDILQSPSDPEGRELPLTLSLSQLHINAGGGDGDDTEDSQSSSSSSAHRDTEQRNS, from the exons ATGTCTGATGTTGAGGCCACGTATGCAGACTTCATCGCTTCAGGCAGGACTGGACGTAGGAACGCCATGCATGACATCCTGCAGAGTCCCAGTGACCCGGAGGGGCGAGAGCTGCCCCTCACCCTGTCCCTGTCCCAGCTGCACATCAacgcaggaggaggag ATGGTGACGATACTGAGGACAGCCAGagctcctcgtcctcctcagcCCACAGGGATACTGAGCAGAGGAACAGTTAA